A window of the Motacilla alba alba isolate MOTALB_02 chromosome 26, Motacilla_alba_V1.0_pri, whole genome shotgun sequence genome harbors these coding sequences:
- the ANKS1A gene encoding ankyrin repeat and SAM domain-containing protein 1A isoform X8 produces the protein MLEQSVGEWLESIGLQQYESKLLLNGFDDVRFLGCNVMEDQDLRDIGIGDPQHRRKLLQAARSLPKLKPLGCDGNSQPSVPAWLDSLGLQDYIQSFLSSGYSSIDTVKNLWELEIVNVLKVNLLGHRKRIIASLADRPYEEPPAKPPRFSQLRCQDLMSQTSSPLSQNDSCTGRSADLLLPSGDTAKRQHDRGTEVAPYARAERYKAQEDRRESRLTLRPPSLAAPYAPVQNWQHQPEKLIFESCGYEANYLGSMLIKDLRGTESTQDACAKMRKSTEHMKKIPTIILSITYKGVKFIDASNKNVIAEHEIRNISCAAQDPEDLCTFAYITKDLQTSHHYCHVFSTVDVNLTYEIILTLGQAFEVAYQLALQAQRAKPLGAGAGEMIETKSSKPVPKPRAGMRKSALDPPEADQDSQSHASVSWVVDPKQDSKRTLSTKYETTIF, from the exons ggctgTAATGTCATGGAGGACCAGGACCTTCGGGATATCGGGATCGGAGACCCGCAGCACCGCCggaagctgctccaggctgctcgCTCCCTCCCCAAG TTGAAACCCCTGGGCTGTGATGGGAACAGCCAGCCATCAGTTCCTGCATGGCTCGactccctggggctgcaggattACATCCAGTCCTTCCTCTCCAGTGGCTACAGCTCTATTGACACTGTGAAAAACCTCTGGGAGCTCGAGATCGTGAAC gtgctgAAAGTCAACCTGCTGGGCCATCGGAAGAGGATCATCGCCTCGCTGGCAGACAGACCCTACGAGGAGCCACCAGCCAAGCCACCACGGTTCTCACAGCTGAGA TGCCAGGATTTGATGTCCCAGACGTCGTCACCCCTGAGCCAGAACGACTCCTGCACAGGCAGATCTGCTgatctcctgctgccctccgGGGACACTGCCAAGAGGCAGCACGATCGTGGCACCGAGGTTGCTCCCTACGCCAGAGCTGAGCGCTACAAAGCACAG GAGGACCGTCGGGAGTCCAGGCTCACCCTGCGcccccccagcctggcagcccccTATGCCCCTGTTCAAAACTGGCAACACCAGCCCGAGAAGCTCATCTTCGAGTCCTGCGGGTACGAGGCCAAC tACTTGGGCTCCATGTTGATCAAAGACCTCCGAGGGACAGAGTCTACCCAGGACGCCTGTGCCAAGATGAGG AAATCCACGGAGCACATGAAGAAGATCCCAACCATAATCCTGTCCATCACCTACAAAGGGGTGAAGTTCATCGATGCCTCCAACAAG AATGTCATTGCTGAGCACGAGATCCGGAACAtctcctgtgctgcccaggaCCCTGAGGATCTCTGCACGTTTGCCTACATCACCAAGGACCTGCAGACCAGCCATCACTACTGCCATGTCTTCAGCACTGTGGATGTG AACCTGACCTACGAGATCATCCTCACGTTGGGGCAGGCATTCGAGGTCGCCTACCAGCTCGCCCTGCAAGCCCAGAGAGCAAAGCCTctgggtgctggagcaggagaaatgaTTGAAACAAAATCTTCCAAACCGGTGCCTAAACCACGAGCAGGCATGAGGAAATCCGCG CTGGATCCCCCCGAAGCGGACCAAGACTCCCAGTCTCATGCCAGCGTCTCCTGGGTCGTGGACCCCAAGCAGGACTCCAAGCGGACCCTCAGCACTAAGTATGAGA